A DNA window from Bdellovibrio sp. BCCA contains the following coding sequences:
- a CDS encoding M48 family metallopeptidase has translation MVKSFSDLMSGKETFLFAKWPVEVHRRPFRRSVSIYLYPNKPIKVMAARSTSQKMIVDFLMVKKDWIEKTFNKFSEIAEKFPEKKIKAYENFPFLGKDRKLKVVITLHKKPFVSVTDDHLLLHIPRNEWSANSLIEEHPTALKEIRHFYKREAVNFLNERLTFWSEQMNLRPSQVKYREQRTRWGSCSSKGIINLNWRLIVFPQEIIDYVIVHELAHLQHMDHSNRFWSLVERYIENYKAIMKSLKESQYLVEFLSEN, from the coding sequence GTGGTTAAGTCATTCTCTGACTTGATGAGCGGCAAAGAAACCTTTCTCTTCGCAAAATGGCCTGTAGAAGTGCATCGACGACCTTTTCGTCGTTCGGTTTCTATTTATCTTTATCCGAATAAGCCGATCAAAGTGATGGCGGCCAGAAGTACGTCACAAAAAATGATCGTGGACTTTTTGATGGTCAAAAAAGACTGGATCGAAAAGACCTTTAATAAGTTTTCTGAAATCGCAGAAAAATTTCCTGAAAAGAAAATCAAAGCTTACGAAAACTTTCCGTTCTTGGGGAAAGATAGAAAACTCAAAGTCGTGATCACGCTTCACAAAAAACCTTTTGTCTCTGTGACAGATGACCATTTGCTTTTGCATATTCCACGCAATGAATGGAGCGCAAACTCTCTTATTGAAGAACATCCAACAGCTCTGAAAGAAATCCGCCATTTCTATAAAAGAGAAGCCGTGAATTTTCTTAATGAGCGACTCACGTTTTGGTCTGAGCAAATGAATCTTAGACCTTCGCAAGTAAAATACCGCGAACAAAGAACGCGGTGGGGAAGTTGTTCTTCAAAAGGAATTATCAACTTAAACTGGCGTCTGATCGTTTTTCCTCAAGAAATTATCGACTACGTGATCGTGCATGAGCTTGCGCATCTTCAACACATGGATCACTCAAACCGATTTTGGTCGCTCGTTGAAAGATATATTGAGAACTATAAAGCCATTATGAAGTCTTTAAAAGAATCCCAATATCTCGTCGAATTTTTATCAGAAAACTAG
- a CDS encoding DoxX family protein yields MRKLNAFYRMLILFSVLALLAKGFGLLTTWNEVPLWIMIQVFLFTGVSHFTPLRHEFVKMIPPMVPGKMFWVYFTGVVEILGAIDLMDPRTRHYAAWALIGLLVVMFPANYYAAKNNISFRGTKPQPALQRGLVQILFITALYVGGIL; encoded by the coding sequence ATGAGAAAGTTAAATGCCTTCTACCGTATGTTGATCTTGTTTTCCGTATTGGCTCTCCTGGCCAAAGGCTTTGGGCTCTTAACAACATGGAATGAAGTTCCTTTATGGATCATGATCCAGGTGTTTCTTTTTACAGGCGTCAGTCATTTCACACCGCTTCGCCATGAGTTTGTTAAAATGATCCCGCCGATGGTTCCAGGTAAAATGTTTTGGGTGTATTTTACCGGCGTCGTTGAGATTCTAGGTGCGATTGATCTAATGGATCCGAGAACACGACATTATGCCGCGTGGGCTTTAATCGGTCTTTTGGTTGTCATGTTCCCAGCAAATTATTACGCGGCAAAAAATAATATTTCGTTCCGCGGAACAAAACCGCAACCGGCGTTGCAAAGGGGATTGGTGCAGATTCTTTTCATAACAGCTCTTTATGTCGGAGGTATCCTGTGA
- a CDS encoding restriction endonuclease encodes MVGALVILIQIAYVIFVIKKSFNKDARAQRALDRYLRRYLSAEEIGKFYERYIGYLYESKGHDVNYHGALSGYNDMGRDLIVRRRDETLVIQAKCWSKIKLIQEKHIFQIFGTMTHFKLASGKTGGPTRAVFIPRRDIPTSQEMSPEC; translated from the coding sequence GTGGTTGGTGCGTTGGTCATTCTTATCCAAATTGCTTATGTAATCTTTGTTATCAAAAAATCCTTTAATAAAGATGCAAGGGCACAAAGAGCACTTGATAGATATTTGCGCCGCTACCTTTCTGCTGAGGAAATTGGAAAATTTTACGAGCGGTATATCGGATACTTGTATGAATCAAAAGGTCACGACGTTAACTATCACGGCGCGCTTAGTGGTTACAACGATATGGGCCGCGACCTTATAGTAAGACGCAGAGACGAAACACTAGTTATTCAGGCGAAGTGTTGGTCGAAAATCAAACTAATTCAGGAAAAACACATTTTTCAAATTTTTGGTACGATGACTCACTTCAAGCTTGCGTCTGGCAAGACAGGCGGTCCAACGAGAGCGGTTTTTATACCACGGCGAGATATACCGACGTCGCAAGAGATGTCGCCAGAGTGTTGA
- a CDS encoding four helix bundle protein, with amino-acid sequence MAEFRTLTLAKIYYSLGSRHSLPSHLRDQFLRSSSSISLNLVEGNAKTSLRDRLRIFEIAYGSFRESQTILEIAAIDNKELLVTGDELGANLYKLIQALKKKIEQQRHVDNAGAMKC; translated from the coding sequence ATGGCTGAATTTCGCACCCTAACTTTGGCAAAGATATATTATTCTTTAGGAAGTCGTCATAGTTTGCCTTCTCATCTAAGAGATCAGTTTCTTCGTTCATCTTCTTCCATATCTCTCAATCTGGTTGAAGGTAATGCAAAAACATCTTTGCGCGATCGTTTGCGTATTTTTGAAATCGCTTACGGGTCGTTCCGTGAGTCACAAACAATTCTTGAGATTGCGGCAATCGACAATAAAGAGCTTTTGGTTACTGGTGATGAGCTGGGCGCAAACCTCTACAAGTTAATACAAGCTTTAAAAAAGAAGATTGAACAACAAAGACATGTCGACAATGCCGGTGCAATGAAGTGTTAA
- a CDS encoding serine/threonine protein kinase, whose protein sequence is MDKSSSFYSLDPEKVLQAAENAGFYPTGEFTQLNSYENRVFDIKLEQPIDSTSLNKNVIAKFYRPHRWSKEAILEEHEFLLSLKNEGIPAVAPLFQGHDSTISETDGMFVAFFPKVLGRMPQEFLTGELHKVGRLMAQVHNVGAKKLAPHRPVLDTSYYGGWNTLDFLQDWVTPELRERYTIAAEDILFAIDDLFDPSEFIRIHGDCHKGNLLNNGKEFFLVDFDDFVNGPVIQDFWMLLSGDADMLDEEKSQIIEGYEELREFPDHQWSWIPLLRGLRIISYAGWIAKRWEDPSFPRLFPEFNTFRYWAEEVEALEKIAWQIQG, encoded by the coding sequence ATGGATAAAAGCTCTTCTTTTTATAGTTTAGACCCAGAAAAAGTTCTGCAAGCAGCGGAAAATGCGGGCTTTTATCCAACGGGCGAGTTCACACAACTGAATTCCTACGAAAATCGCGTTTTTGATATCAAGCTAGAACAGCCCATTGACTCGACATCTTTAAATAAAAACGTGATTGCAAAATTCTATCGCCCGCACCGCTGGAGCAAAGAAGCGATTTTAGAAGAACATGAGTTTCTTCTATCTTTGAAAAACGAAGGCATTCCCGCTGTAGCTCCCCTTTTTCAAGGACACGACAGTACGATTTCTGAAACCGATGGAATGTTCGTTGCGTTTTTCCCAAAAGTTTTAGGACGAATGCCGCAAGAGTTTTTAACTGGCGAACTTCACAAAGTCGGTCGCTTGATGGCCCAAGTTCATAATGTCGGAGCAAAGAAATTAGCTCCGCACCGTCCGGTTTTAGATACAAGTTATTACGGCGGATGGAACACGCTTGATTTCTTGCAAGACTGGGTGACGCCGGAACTGCGCGAGCGCTACACGATTGCCGCAGAAGATATTTTATTTGCGATTGATGATCTTTTTGATCCGTCTGAATTTATTCGTATTCATGGCGACTGTCATAAAGGAAATCTTTTAAACAACGGCAAAGAATTTTTCTTGGTCGATTTTGATGATTTTGTGAATGGCCCCGTCATTCAGGATTTCTGGATGTTGCTTTCTGGTGACGCTGACATGCTGGATGAAGAAAAATCTCAAATCATTGAAGGCTATGAAGAGCTTCGTGAATTTCCCGACCATCAGTGGTCGTGGATTCCGCTTTTGCGCGGCTTAAGAATTATTTCTTACGCGGGATGGATTGCAAAACGCTGGGAAGACCCAAGCTTCCCCCGTCTTTTCCCTGAGTTTAATACTTTCAGGTATTGGGCGGAAGAGGTGGAAGCTCTTGAAAAAATCGCGTGGCAGATTCAAGGGTGA
- a CDS encoding extracellular medium-chain-length polyhydroxyalkanoate depolymerase: MRNWILGILGVLFVTVNAQAKESMCTTTGVLDRITCPSKSVDVAGPHLTRAVKYSVPEGTTPRGGWPTVIIYQGSFFEVEFSRQRLMPFGGYNEIRLIQSLLDHGFAVIAPPAISGVAWMTNIIGVTYETSEDFYFVEELLKQMKAGTFGKLNMKRLYATGISSGGYHSSRMAVTFPGTFKALAVESASYANCKGPLCFVPEQIPENHPPTLFLHGELDTVVPVGTMLEYYKRLKVAGIETEAFVDVTARHQWINEAPELITNWFLAHP, from the coding sequence ATGAGAAATTGGATTCTAGGAATTTTGGGCGTTTTATTTGTCACCGTAAATGCACAAGCAAAAGAATCTATGTGCACCACAACGGGAGTGCTTGATCGTATTACGTGCCCTTCGAAATCTGTTGATGTAGCGGGGCCTCACCTTACTCGCGCTGTGAAATACTCTGTGCCAGAGGGAACAACCCCGCGCGGTGGTTGGCCGACTGTCATTATCTACCAAGGAAGTTTCTTTGAAGTGGAATTTTCTCGTCAGCGTCTGATGCCATTTGGTGGTTACAATGAAATCCGCTTGATTCAATCTCTGCTGGATCATGGATTTGCTGTGATTGCTCCACCAGCCATCAGCGGAGTTGCGTGGATGACCAACATCATCGGCGTGACTTATGAAACTTCCGAAGATTTTTATTTCGTCGAAGAACTTCTAAAACAAATGAAGGCGGGAACTTTCGGGAAACTCAACATGAAACGCCTTTACGCTACAGGTATTTCTAGTGGCGGTTATCATTCAAGTCGCATGGCTGTGACTTTTCCAGGAACCTTTAAAGCGTTGGCTGTGGAATCTGCCTCCTACGCCAACTGCAAAGGCCCTTTGTGTTTTGTGCCAGAGCAAATTCCTGAAAACCATCCGCCGACTTTATTTTTGCACGGTGAACTTGATACGGTCGTTCCTGTCGGCACGATGCTGGAATATTATAAAAGACTGAAAGTCGCAGGAATTGAAACAGAAGCTTTTGTCGACGTAACGGCAAGACATCAATGGATTAACGAAGCGCCAGAATTAATTACGAATTGGTTCTTGGCTCACCCTTGA
- a CDS encoding TIGR02147 family protein has protein sequence MQNSHLEFSKGKEISMGSANPPVLSDYMNYRQFLADFYQFKRKSSKGSLRAYNYAVFSAAANIKSPNYLKMIIEGKRNLSEDMIGKFGKALGFMKDQTDEFRLLVQFTQATDPAERNMYLKKLSEHRVAGKLKSGEIDRKTWEKVPNWVAWIIYAMVDQEGVSFDTAALKTLLRGKASEDEIETALNTLITSGELRRDEVTGELKKNRSLIESPEEIPVALVRKLQSQLMYLGLESLYQDQPTDREFGTLTMSLTKSEFEEIKFKLRQMRKAFHKDNSIARMKEKGERVYQLNIQLFPVTNAVEGVEKAPVIKPALDLKAETAIVETPVAAPAPAPQAQPVPASAQAVATETANASANKDRSNVSSLAATAASAADLFR, from the coding sequence ATGCAAAACAGTCATCTTGAGTTTAGCAAAGGCAAAGAAATTTCAATGGGTTCCGCGAATCCTCCAGTTCTTTCTGATTACATGAACTACCGTCAGTTCTTGGCGGATTTTTATCAGTTCAAACGTAAGTCTTCGAAGGGATCGTTGAGAGCTTATAACTATGCTGTGTTTTCAGCAGCGGCGAATATTAAATCTCCCAATTATCTAAAAATGATTATCGAGGGAAAAAGAAATCTCTCGGAAGATATGATTGGCAAGTTCGGTAAAGCTTTGGGCTTTATGAAAGATCAGACGGACGAGTTCCGTTTGCTTGTGCAATTCACGCAAGCCACTGATCCTGCTGAGCGTAACATGTATCTTAAAAAACTAAGCGAGCATCGTGTTGCTGGAAAACTTAAATCCGGCGAGATCGATCGCAAAACGTGGGAGAAAGTTCCTAACTGGGTTGCGTGGATCATTTACGCGATGGTGGATCAAGAGGGAGTTTCTTTCGACACAGCGGCGTTGAAGACGCTTCTTCGTGGTAAAGCTTCTGAAGATGAAATCGAAACGGCGTTGAATACTCTTATTACTTCTGGCGAACTTCGTCGTGATGAAGTGACTGGGGAGTTGAAGAAGAACAGAAGTTTGATTGAGTCTCCGGAAGAAATTCCTGTGGCTCTTGTTCGTAAGCTTCAATCTCAATTGATGTACTTGGGTCTTGAGTCTTTGTATCAAGATCAACCGACTGACAGAGAGTTCGGCACATTGACGATGTCATTGACGAAATCTGAGTTTGAAGAAATTAAGTTCAAACTTCGTCAGATGAGAAAAGCTTTTCACAAAGACAATTCAATCGCGCGCATGAAGGAAAAAGGGGAGAGAGTTTATCAACTTAATATCCAACTTTTCCCTGTGACGAATGCAGTTGAAGGTGTTGAAAAAGCTCCGGTGATTAAGCCTGCTCTTGATTTGAAAGCAGAGACAGCGATTGTTGAAACTCCAGTGGCAGCACCGGCTCCAGCTCCGCAAGCTCAACCAGTTCCTGCTTCTGCACAAGCTGTGGCGACGGAAACTGCGAATGCATCTGCGAACAAAGATCGTTCGAATGTAAGTTCACTGGCAGCGACAGCAGCTTCTGCTGCAGATCTTTTCCGTTAA
- a CDS encoding PAS domain-containing protein: MSPSEKNRTLAYFSVWRLQNKITLFSLVAILVLSALFAAASILLPSIGTTEFIAFIVLIPALACLGIATCHSSNLESAKAQNEYKKLVSRMLEAESFQISLDRFFSISSDLMAVAGKDGFLKKVSKSLVDTLGYSEETLLTTPFFEFIHPDDREMTRKNIEALNMGLRSVGFENRYRTADGSYRTLSWSAAADADLGVRFASARDVTDERNFKSHVQQILGSAPFLLVVKDSEGVITNCNAAFARVIGFSRESIIGKNVKHFPNSEFISSFLEKEPVVLRSQRPFTFDEVLVNRGVQEKYLSTIFPILDHEGKAVSTGKISLNIDSVAEKYFT; this comes from the coding sequence TTGAGTCCGAGCGAAAAGAATAGAACGTTAGCATATTTCAGTGTCTGGAGACTGCAAAACAAAATCACACTGTTTTCTTTGGTGGCGATTTTGGTTTTATCGGCGCTCTTTGCGGCGGCGAGCATCTTGCTTCCATCTATTGGGACAACTGAATTTATTGCTTTTATCGTTTTGATTCCGGCTCTGGCATGTTTAGGAATTGCGACTTGTCATTCTTCAAACCTTGAATCTGCAAAAGCGCAAAACGAATATAAAAAACTGGTATCGCGCATGCTGGAAGCGGAAAGTTTTCAGATTTCGTTGGATCGCTTTTTTTCGATCTCTAGCGATTTGATGGCCGTAGCTGGCAAAGATGGTTTTTTAAAGAAGGTCAGTAAGTCACTTGTTGATACTTTGGGATACAGCGAAGAAACATTGCTGACGACGCCGTTTTTTGAATTTATTCATCCCGATGATCGTGAAATGACACGTAAAAATATTGAAGCGCTGAACATGGGATTGCGCTCTGTGGGTTTTGAAAATCGTTACCGCACTGCTGATGGCAGTTATAGAACACTGAGCTGGAGTGCGGCTGCGGACGCGGACCTAGGTGTGCGATTTGCTTCGGCTCGCGACGTGACCGACGAACGCAATTTTAAAAGTCATGTACAGCAAATACTAGGTTCGGCCCCATTTTTGTTGGTGGTGAAAGACAGCGAGGGAGTAATTACAAACTGCAATGCTGCTTTCGCTCGTGTCATTGGCTTTTCGCGCGAATCAATAATCGGAAAAAATGTAAAACATTTTCCGAACTCCGAGTTCATTTCTTCTTTCTTGGAAAAAGAGCCAGTTGTTCTTAGATCGCAGCGTCCATTTACGTTTGATGAAGTTTTAGTAAATCGGGGAGTCCAGGAAAAATATCTTTCGACTATTTTTCCGATTCTCGATCACGAAGGAAAAGCTGTGTCCACAGGAAAAATCTCCTTGAATATTGATTCAGTCGCCGAAAAGTATTTCACTTAA
- a CDS encoding NAD(P)H-dependent oxidoreductase, which produces MKKKILVINGHPNAESLCASLAANYAKGAEQAGHEIKLVHLSQLSFDPILHKGYLKIQDLEPDLVQAQKDILWAEHLVFVYPIWWSSTPALLKGFLDRVFLPGFAFKYHKTDPFWDKLLTGRTGRIILTTDAPWLWNLVMNWDPAIRTMKKGVLEFCGIKPVSVTQFDSIKNRKPEDIKKYLQKVFELGQKAL; this is translated from the coding sequence GTGAAGAAAAAGATTTTAGTTATCAATGGACATCCGAACGCGGAAAGTCTTTGCGCTTCACTTGCTGCTAACTATGCAAAAGGAGCTGAACAAGCGGGACATGAAATAAAGCTCGTGCACTTATCGCAGCTTTCCTTTGATCCGATTTTGCACAAAGGCTATCTAAAAATTCAAGATTTGGAGCCAGATCTAGTTCAGGCACAGAAAGATATTTTGTGGGCGGAACATTTGGTTTTTGTGTATCCAATTTGGTGGAGTTCTACTCCCGCATTGCTAAAAGGATTTTTAGATCGCGTCTTTCTGCCGGGCTTTGCTTTCAAATATCATAAAACAGATCCCTTTTGGGATAAGTTGTTAACGGGTCGCACGGGAAGAATTATTCTTACCACTGATGCACCTTGGTTGTGGAATCTTGTGATGAATTGGGACCCCGCCATTCGCACAATGAAAAAGGGTGTGCTTGAGTTCTGCGGAATTAAACCTGTCAGCGTCACACAATTTGATTCGATAAAAAATAGAAAGCCTGAAGATATTAAAAAATATCTCCAAAAGGTTTTTGAGTTAGGTCAAAAGGCTCTTTAA
- a CDS encoding family 1 glycosylhydrolase produces the protein MSVGSFMFATGIENSYPTINGGRTRIDQMEKCFHYKYWSKDFDLLQELEIDYLRYGPPIHLTWLGDGKYNWDFADLTFHDLQRRNLFPIVDLCHFGVPDWVGNFQNPEFPNLFTKYCRDFARRFPWVQLYTPINEMFICALFSAAYGWWNEQEKSDRSFVNALKNIAKANVLAMNAILEVRPDAIFIQSESSEYFHAEDPQAIKPAEILNAKRFLSLDLNYGRRVDSQMYEYLMDNGMTREEYHFFFGWGLKHNCIMGNDYYVTNEHRVSSDGATRAAGEVFGYDEITSQYYQRYLIPVMHTETNIAQGAQGDEGVNWLWKQWANVLRVRNKGIPVVGFTWYSLTDQIDWDIALREERNRVHPVGLFDLDRKIRPVGEAYKKLIKSWRQVLPTQSICLRVPVVSPHGYSKGEAETQKEEAQRRKGSGTSAPSINQ, from the coding sequence ATGTCTGTCGGTTCATTTATGTTCGCAACAGGTATTGAAAACAGTTATCCCACCATCAATGGCGGACGCACCCGCATTGACCAGATGGAAAAGTGTTTCCATTACAAATACTGGTCCAAAGATTTTGATCTTCTACAAGAACTTGAGATTGATTACCTGAGATATGGCCCGCCCATTCATCTAACTTGGCTTGGCGACGGAAAATACAATTGGGATTTTGCGGACCTCACATTTCACGATCTGCAAAGACGAAACCTATTTCCCATCGTTGACCTTTGTCACTTCGGCGTTCCTGATTGGGTTGGAAACTTTCAAAACCCTGAATTCCCGAATCTTTTTACAAAATACTGCCGCGACTTTGCTCGCCGCTTTCCATGGGTGCAGCTTTATACTCCCATTAATGAAATGTTTATTTGTGCTTTGTTTTCTGCCGCTTACGGCTGGTGGAACGAGCAGGAAAAAAGTGATCGCAGTTTTGTCAATGCACTTAAGAATATTGCAAAGGCCAACGTCCTTGCCATGAACGCCATCCTTGAGGTCCGTCCTGACGCCATCTTTATTCAGAGTGAATCCTCGGAATATTTTCACGCCGAAGATCCGCAGGCCATCAAACCTGCCGAAATCCTCAATGCGAAGCGGTTTCTGTCTTTAGATCTCAATTACGGGCGACGCGTGGACTCGCAGATGTATGAATATCTGATGGATAATGGAATGACTCGCGAGGAATATCATTTCTTTTTTGGTTGGGGCCTTAAGCACAACTGCATCATGGGGAACGATTATTACGTCACGAACGAACACAGAGTTTCCTCTGATGGAGCAACTCGCGCCGCCGGAGAGGTTTTCGGTTACGATGAAATCACAAGCCAATATTACCAACGCTATTTAATTCCGGTCATGCATACAGAAACGAATATCGCCCAAGGTGCGCAAGGCGACGAAGGTGTGAACTGGCTTTGGAAACAATGGGCAAATGTTCTAAGAGTCAGAAACAAAGGAATTCCCGTCGTCGGATTTACTTGGTACTCGCTGACCGATCAAATTGATTGGGATATTGCTCTTCGCGAAGAAAGAAACAGAGTCCATCCCGTAGGGCTCTTTGATCTTGATCGAAAAATCCGTCCCGTTGGTGAAGCTTATAAAAAATTAATTAAAAGCTGGCGGCAAGTTTTACCAACACAAAGTATTTGCCTGCGAGTTCCGGTTGTTTCTCCTCATGGATACTCTAAAGGTGAAGCAGAAACACAAAAAGAAGAAGCGCAAAGACGCAAGGGATCTGGCACTTCAGCTCCCTCCATCAATCAGTGA
- a CDS encoding LysR family transcriptional regulator codes for MSLLSPSLEAFWAVVQKGTVLEAAKMVDLTQTGVTQRIRSLEKQLGVTLFTRSRKGMRLTSEGESLLRYVQAARDLEGETLSTLGGKKITVQEICISGSSALMRSRIIPKASVVMKKYSQLRVRFDLSDSESVIGKLKSGFAQIGALPVNQVGKELDSKTLSPERYYLFASTAWKKRKLEDIFAKESVVDFDPNDNVTLDLLKKYKITKISKHRHYANNIDALASLVAEGVGFSALTEEFARPFVKNGSLFCLSSEMHLDSAVALAWYPRSEMPPYFKSLLEALTKKS; via the coding sequence ATGAGTTTACTCAGCCCTTCCCTTGAAGCTTTCTGGGCCGTCGTCCAAAAGGGCACGGTCCTGGAAGCGGCTAAAATGGTGGATCTCACCCAGACTGGGGTGACACAAAGAATCCGGAGCTTGGAAAAGCAACTGGGCGTGACACTATTTACCCGCTCCAGAAAAGGAATGCGTTTAACAAGTGAAGGAGAATCGCTGCTTCGCTACGTTCAAGCGGCGCGCGATTTAGAAGGGGAAACTCTTTCGACTCTTGGAGGAAAGAAAATCACCGTGCAGGAAATCTGCATCAGTGGTTCTTCAGCACTCATGCGCTCAAGGATTATTCCGAAAGCGAGTGTCGTGATGAAAAAGTATTCGCAACTTCGGGTGCGCTTTGATCTTTCAGACTCTGAAAGTGTGATAGGAAAATTAAAATCAGGCTTTGCTCAAATTGGCGCCCTTCCCGTAAACCAAGTGGGCAAAGAGCTTGATTCCAAAACCCTGTCGCCAGAGCGCTACTATCTTTTCGCTTCTACGGCGTGGAAGAAAAGAAAGCTTGAAGATATCTTTGCGAAAGAATCCGTTGTTGATTTTGATCCGAACGACAACGTCACCTTGGATCTATTGAAGAAATATAAAATCACAAAAATTTCTAAGCACCGTCACTATGCTAACAATATCGATGCGCTGGCTTCACTCGTTGCAGAGGGTGTTGGATTTTCCGCTCTGACAGAAGAATTCGCGCGACCCTTTGTGAAGAACGGATCTCTTTTTTGCTTAAGCTCTGAGATGCATCTGGATTCTGCTGTGGCACTGGCGTGGTATCCGCGCTCTGAAATGCCGCCATACTTTAAAAGTCTGCTCGAAGCGCTGACAAAAAAATCTTAG
- a CDS encoding SDR family NAD(P)-dependent oxidoreductase codes for MSRFQNKVAIVTGAGSGIGLATALHLAKEGAQTVLVDIKEDRLKKASEEIEDFGLKPLLSVCDVSRSQNVEQSAKIVMDKFGSIDIIINNAGLMVFKPLEQQSVDDWMKVLGVDLLGTLFFMQQGFLHMKNGGSIVNVSSIHAVETTPLVSSYAAAKSAVLSLTRSGSIEGKEKKIRVNAILPGAVDTPMLWENPNVKSGLEVINQSDIGKPEDIASAIAFLASDDSSFVTGATLRVDGGRLAKI; via the coding sequence ATGAGCCGATTTCAAAACAAAGTCGCCATCGTGACCGGAGCCGGCAGCGGTATCGGACTTGCCACCGCTCTTCACTTAGCAAAAGAAGGTGCGCAAACGGTTCTTGTTGATATTAAAGAGGACCGTTTGAAAAAAGCTTCGGAAGAAATCGAAGACTTCGGATTAAAACCGCTGCTAAGTGTTTGCGATGTTAGTCGCTCACAAAATGTAGAACAGTCAGCTAAAATCGTTATGGATAAATTCGGAAGCATCGACATTATTATCAACAATGCAGGACTGATGGTTTTTAAACCCCTAGAACAACAATCCGTGGACGATTGGATGAAAGTTCTTGGCGTGGACCTTTTAGGAACTCTCTTTTTCATGCAACAAGGTTTCTTGCATATGAAAAACGGCGGCTCCATCGTAAACGTCTCAAGCATTCACGCCGTAGAGACAACACCGCTTGTATCATCTTACGCCGCAGCGAAATCCGCTGTTCTTTCATTAACTCGTTCAGGTTCCATCGAAGGCAAAGAAAAGAAAATCCGCGTAAACGCTATTCTGCCAGGAGCCGTCGACACACCCATGCTTTGGGAAAATCCGAATGTGAAATCAGGATTAGAAGTCATCAACCAAAGCGACATCGGAAAACCAGAAGACATCGCTTCAGCCATCGCGTTTCTCGCTTCAGATGATTCGAGTTTCGTAACTGGCGCAACCCTTCGAGTCGACGGAGGGCGGTTAGCGAAGATTTAA
- a CDS encoding phosphatase PAP2 family protein, whose protein sequence is MPVQQFGELISDPQKLTRHIIKVILTSLSLAVVAGYFFDQKFSAFFAEPSIKATFRGPARILTDIGLSEYYFILALATWAFAKWVAPRISALKKHSNRVDFYRRWGLNFFVALIVSGVITHIIKFTAGRQRPHKTPNFDPFVFNPFTTHWHWHSFSSGHSQVIFTAATMMSVAFPRFRWFWIPFAMLICVTRIVVHDHFLSDIIFGACVGYVGTLLALSLMRTKTQNGLY, encoded by the coding sequence ATGCCTGTACAACAATTCGGCGAGCTCATCAGCGACCCACAGAAACTGACAAGACATATTATTAAGGTGATTCTTACGTCGCTCTCGTTAGCGGTTGTTGCTGGATATTTCTTTGATCAAAAGTTCTCTGCTTTTTTTGCAGAGCCTTCTATTAAAGCAACCTTCCGTGGACCTGCGCGCATTCTCACGGACATCGGTCTTTCAGAATATTATTTTATTTTGGCTTTAGCGACTTGGGCTTTTGCGAAGTGGGTGGCTCCGCGTATTTCTGCGCTTAAAAAACATTCTAACAGAGTCGATTTCTACCGTCGTTGGGGCTTGAACTTTTTCGTGGCGCTGATTGTGTCAGGCGTAATCACTCACATCATTAAATTCACAGCTGGACGCCAAAGACCTCATAAAACACCGAACTTTGATCCGTTTGTTTTTAATCCTTTTACGACTCACTGGCACTGGCATTCGTTTTCGTCGGGTCACTCGCAAGTGATCTTTACGGCAGCAACAATGATGAGTGTCGCGTTTCCAAGATTTCGTTGGTTCTGGATTCCTTTTGCGATGCTGATTTGCGTGACTCGCATCGTAGTCCACGATCACTTCTTAAGCGATATTATCTTCGGTGCTTGTGTGGGTTACGTAGGAACTTTGCTGGCATTGAGTCTTATGCGCACGAAAACGCAAAACGGTCTTTACTAG